In one window of Bifidobacterium sp. WK041_4_12 DNA:
- the rsfS gene encoding ribosome silencing factor, with product MSAVQDSIDCVKVAARAADAIKAEHIVAFDVTQPLAITDIFMIAVGNNDRQVLAIAEEIEKQLHISKQRDARSREGLQEAQWILLDYGDFVIHVMNPEAHEYYDLERLWRDCPPIELDLPEHTADAEADNSASSDMNSSNPAQGN from the coding sequence GTGTCGGCAGTTCAGGACTCAATAGATTGCGTGAAGGTTGCAGCACGTGCAGCTGATGCAATCAAGGCTGAGCACATCGTGGCGTTTGATGTGACGCAGCCACTCGCAATAACCGATATTTTCATGATTGCAGTCGGTAACAATGACCGTCAGGTGCTTGCCATAGCGGAGGAGATCGAGAAGCAGCTTCATATCAGTAAGCAGCGAGATGCACGTTCGCGTGAAGGGCTGCAGGAAGCTCAGTGGATTCTGCTTGACTATGGCGATTTCGTCATCCATGTGATGAATCCTGAGGCACACGAATATTACGATCTGGAACGGCTCTGGCGTGATTGCCCACCGATCGAGTTGGATTTGCCGGAGCACACTGCAGATGCCGAAGCGGATAATTCTGCGTCATCGGACATGAATTCGTCCAATCCTGCGCAAGGCAACTGA
- a CDS encoding histidine phosphatase family protein encodes MSVTSSHPHARSITLVRHGRTAYNAAQRLQGQIDIPLDSVGQWQVQQTAAALGELYVNPVLEQAHQIVVSSDLGRAMATAHAFADPLGIEIHTDERVRERSFGDWEGLSLSEMRSKWPQDYKLWANYQGGELKHGAEPKEEVGKRGVAAIMDWSSRAGSDTDLFMFSHGAWISQTLQTLLGLNLIHDDFASLISMRNAHWTHLIPLDMPDGSLRWRMIDYNHGPSVAETEKWEDPHISGH; translated from the coding sequence ATGAGTGTCACAAGCTCTCATCCGCACGCGCGTTCGATCACCTTGGTACGCCACGGAAGAACTGCGTATAACGCTGCGCAGCGTTTGCAGGGCCAGATCGACATACCGCTCGATTCAGTGGGCCAATGGCAGGTTCAGCAGACCGCTGCTGCGTTGGGCGAACTCTACGTCAACCCCGTGCTGGAACAGGCGCATCAGATTGTCGTATCATCGGATTTGGGACGGGCCATGGCAACCGCGCACGCCTTTGCAGACCCGCTCGGCATTGAGATTCACACAGATGAACGAGTCCGAGAGCGCAGCTTCGGAGACTGGGAAGGCCTGTCACTTTCTGAAATGCGTTCGAAGTGGCCACAGGATTACAAGCTGTGGGCAAACTATCAGGGTGGCGAACTCAAGCATGGCGCTGAACCCAAGGAAGAGGTTGGCAAGCGTGGCGTTGCAGCGATCATGGATTGGTCCTCACGAGCAGGTTCAGATACCGATCTCTTCATGTTCTCGCATGGTGCCTGGATTTCTCAAACCTTGCAGACGCTGCTGGGACTGAACCTGATACATGATGACTTCGCGAGTCTGATTTCCATGCGCAATGCTCACTGGACGCATCTGATTCCGCTCGACATGCCCGATGGGTCTCTGCGCTGGCGGATGATCGATTACAACCATGGACCTTCCGTCGCGGAGACGGAAAAATGGGAAGACCCTCACATTTCCGGACATTGA